Proteins co-encoded in one Hordeum vulgare subsp. vulgare unplaced genomic scaffold, MorexV3_pseudomolecules_assembly, whole genome shotgun sequence genomic window:
- the LOC123423127 gene encoding photosystem II D2 protein: MTIALGRVPKEENDLFDTMDDWLRRDRFVFVGWSGLLLFPCAYFALGGWFTGTTFVTSWYTHGLASSYLEGCNFLTAAVSTPANSLAHSLLLLWGPEAQGDFTRWCQLGGLWTFVALHGAFALIGFMLRQFELARSVQLRPYNAISFSGPIAVFVSVFLIYPLGQSGWFFAPSFGVAAIFRFILFFQGFHNWTLNPFHMMGVAGVLGAALLCAIHGATVENTLFEDGDGANTFRAFNPTQAEETYSMVTANRFWSQIFGVAFSNKRWLHFFMLFVPVTGLWMSAIGVVGLALNLRAYDFVSQEIRAAEDPEFETFYTKNILLNEGIRAWMAAQDQPHENLIFPEEVLPRGNAL; the protein is encoded by the coding sequence ATGACTATAGCCCTTGGTAGAGTTCCTAaagaagaaaatgatctatttgatACTATGGATGACTGGTTACGAAGGGACCGTTTCGTTTTTGTAGGATGGTCTGGCCTATTGCTCTTTCCTTGTGCTTATTTCGCTTTAGGGGGTTGGTTTACAGGGACAACTTTTGTAACTTCTTGGTATACCCATGGATTGGCAAGTTCCTATTTGGAAGGTTGTAATTTCTTAACCGCAGCAGTTTCTACCCCTGCCAATAGTTTAGCACACTCTTTGTTGCTACTATGGGGGCCAGAAGCACAAGGAGATTTTACTCGTTGGTGTCAATTAGGCGGTCTATGGACTTTTGTAGCTCTCCACGGGGCTTTTGCACTAATAGGTTTCATGTTACGCCAATTTGAACTTGCTCGGTCTGTTCAATTGCGGCCTTATAATGCAATCTCATTCTCTGGTCCAATTGCTGTTTTTGTTTCGGTATTCCTTATTTATCCACTGGGGCAATCTGGTTGGTTCTTTGCGCCGAGTTTTGGCGTAGCAGCGATATTTCGATTCATCCTTTTCTTCCAAGGATTTCATAATTGGACGTTGAACCCATTTCATATGATGGGAGTTGCCGGAGTATTAGGCGCGGCTCTGCTATGCGCTATTCATGGAGCAACCGTAGAAAACACTCTATTTGAGGACGGTGATGGTGCAAATACCTTCCGTGCTTTTAACCCAACTCAAGCTGAAGAAACTTATTCAATGGTCACTGCTAACCGCTTTTGGTCCCAAATCTTTGGTGTTGCTTTTTCCAATAAACGTTGGTTACATTTCTTTATGCTATTTGTACCCGTCACCGGTTTATGGATGAGTGCTATTGGCGTAGTTGGCTTGGCTCTGAACTTACGTGCCTATGACTTTGTTTCCCAGGAAATCCGTGCAGCGGAAGATCCTGAATTCGAGACTTTCTACACCAAAAATATTCTTTTAAACGAGGGTATTCGTGCGTGGATGGCAGCTCAGGATCAGCCTCATGAAAATCTTATATTCCCTGAGGAGGTTCTACCACGTGGAAACGCTCTTTAA
- the LOC123423123 gene encoding DNA-directed RNA polymerase subunit beta, with product MLRNGNEGMSTIPGFSQIQFEGFFRFINQALAEELDKFPTIKDPDHEIAFQLFAKGYQLLEPSIKERDAVYESLTYSSELYVSARLIFGFDVQKQTISIGNIPIMNSLGTFIINGIYRIVINQILLSPGIYYRSELDHKGISIYTGTIISDWGGRSELAIDKKERIWARVSRKQKISILVLSSAMGSNLREILDNVSYPEIFLSFPNAKEKKRIESKEKAILEFYQQFACVGGDLVFSESLCEELQKKFFQQKCELGRIGRRNMNRRLNLDIPQNNTFLLPRDVLAATDHLIGMKFGTGILDDDDMNHLKNKRIRSVADLLQDQFGLALGRLQHAVQKTIRRVFIRQSKPTPQTLVTPTSTSILLITTYETFFGTYPLSQVFDQTNPLTQTVHGRKVSCLGPGGLTGRTASFRSRDIHPSHYGRICPIDTSEGINVGLTGSLAIHARIDHLWGSIESPFYEISAEKAKEKKERQVVYLSPNRDEYYMIAAGNSLSLNQGIQEEQVVPARYRQEFLTIAWEQIHVRSIFPFQYFSIGGSLIPFIEHNDANRALMSSNMQRQAVPLSRSEKCIVGTGLERQTALDSRVSVIAEREGKIISTDSHKILLSSSGKTISIPLVNHRRSNKNTCMHQKPRVPRGKSIKKGQILAEGAATVGGELALGKNVLVAYMPWEGYNFEDAVLISERLVYEDIYTSFHIRKYEIQTDTTSQGSAEKITKEIPHLEEHLLRNLDKNGVVRLGSWVETGDILVGKLTPQIASESSYIAEAGLLRAIFGLEVSTSKETSLKLPIGGRGRVIDVKWIQRDPLDIMVRVYILQKREIKVGDKVAGRHGNKGIISKILPRQDMPYLQDGTPVDMVFNPLGVPSRMNVGQIFESSLGLAGDLLKKHYRIAPFDERYEQEASRKLVFSELYEASKETKNPWVFEPEYPGKSRIFDGRTGDPFEQPVLIGKSYILKLIHQVDEKIHGRSTGPYSLVTQQPVRGRAKQGGQRVGEMEVWALEGFGVAHILQEILTYKSDHLIARQEILNATIWGKRIPNHEDPPESFRVLVRELRSLALELNHFLVSEKNFQVNREEV from the coding sequence ATGCTCCGGAATGGAAACGAGGGAATGTCCACAATACCCGGATTTAGTCAGATCCAATTCGAGGGATTTTTTAGGTTCATTAATCAAGCCTTGGCAGAAGAACTTGACAAGTTTCCAACAATTAAAGATCCAGATCACGAAATTGCATTTCAATTATTTGCGAAAGGATATCAATTGCTAGAACCCTCGATAAAAGAAAGAGATGCTGTGTATGAATCACTCACCTATTCTTCCGAATTATATGTATCTGCGAGATTAATTTTTGGTTTCGATGTGCAAAAGCAAACCATTTCTATCGGAAACATTCCTATAATGAATTCCTTAGGAACCTTTATTATAAATGGAATATACCGAATTGTGATCAATCAAATATTGCTAAGTCCTGGTATTTACTACCGCTCGGAATTAGATCATAAGGGAATTTCTATCTACACCGGGACTATAATATCAGATTGGGGAGGGAGATCGGAAttagcaattgataaaaaagAAAGGATATGGGCTCGCGTgagtagaaaacaaaagataTCTATTCTAGTTCTATCATCAGCTATGGGTTCGAATCTAAGAGAAATTCTAGATAATGTTTCCTACCCTGAAATTTTCTTGTCTTTCCCGaatgctaaggagaagaagaggattgAGTCAAAAGAAAAAGCTATTTTGGAGTTTTATCAACAATTTGCTTGTGTAGGTGGGGACCTGGTATTTTCGGAGTCCTTATGCGAGGAATTACAAAAGAAATTTTTTCAACAAAAATGTGAATTAGGAAGGATTGGTCGACGAAATATGAATCGGAGACTTAATCTTGATATACCTCAGAACAATACATTCTTGTTACCACGAGATGTATTGGCCGCTACGGATCATTTGATTGGAATGAAATTTGGAACGGGTATACTTGACGATGACGATATGAATCACTTGAAAAATAAACGTATTCGTTCGGTTGCGGATCTGTTACAAGATCAATTCGGATTGGCTCTTGGTCGTTTACAACATGCAGTTCAAAAAACTATTCGTAGAGTATTCATACGTCAATCGAAACCGACTCCCCAAACTTTGGTAACTCCAACTTCAACTTCAATTTTATTAATAACTACTTATGAGACCTTTTTTGGCACATACCCATTATCTCAAGTTTTTGATCAAACGAATCCATTGACACAAACTGTTCATGGGCGAAAAGTGAGTTGTTTAGGTCCTGGAGGGTTGACGGGGAGAACCGCAAGTTTTCGGAGCCGAGATATTCATCCGAGTCACTATGGGCGTATTTGTCCAATTGACACGTCTGAAGGAATCAATGTTGGACTTACTGGATCCTTAGCAATTCATGCGAGAATTGATCACTTGTGGGGATCTATAGAGAGTCCGTTTTATGAAATATCTGctgagaaagcaaaagaaaaaaaagagagacagGTGGTTTATCTATCACCAAATAGAGATGAGTATTATATGATAGCAGCAGGAAATTCTTTGTCCTTGAATCAAGGTATTCAGGAAGAACAGGTTGTTCCAGCTAGATACCGCCAAGAATTCTTGACTATTGCATGGGAACAGATTCATGTTAGAAGTATTTTTCCTTTCCAATATTTTTCTATTGGGGGTTCTCTCATTCCTTTTATTGAGCACAATGATGCGAATCGGGCTTTAATGAGTTCTAATATGCAGCGCCAAGCAGTTCCACTTTCTCGGTCCGAGAAATGCATTGTTGGAACTGGATTGGAACGCCAAACAGCTCTAGATTCGAGGGTTTCCGTTATAGCCGAACGCGAGGGAAAGATCATTTCTACTGATAGTCATAAGATACTTTTATCAAGTAGTGGGAAGACTATAAGTATTCCTTTAGTTAACCACCGTCGCTCTAACAAAAATACTTGTATGCACCAAAAACCTCGGGTTCCACGGGGTAAATCCATTAAAAAAGGACAAATTTTAGCAGAAGGAGCTGCTACAGTTGGGGGGGAACTTGCTTTAGGAAAAAACGTATTAGTAGCTTATATGCCATGGGAAGGTTACAATTTTGAAGACGCAGTACTAATTAGCGAACGTTTGGTATATGAGGATATTTATACCTCTTTTCACATCCGGAAATATGAAATTCAGACGGATACGACAAGCCAGGGCTCCGCTGAAAAAATCACTAAAGAAATACCACATCTAGAAGAACATTTACTCCGCAATTTGGACAAAAATGGAGTTGTTAGGTTGGGATCCTGGGTAGAAACTGGTGATATTTTAGTAGGTAAATTAACGCCTCAGATAGCGAGCGAATCATCATATATCGCAGAAGCTGGATTATTACGGGCCATATTCGGCCTTGAGGTTTCCACTTCAAAAGAAACTTCTCTGAAATTACCTATAGGTGGAAGAGGGCGCGTTATCGATGTGAAATGGATCCAAAGGGACCCCCTCGACATAATGGTTCGTGTATATATTTTACAGAAACGTGAAATCAAAGTTGGGGATAAAGTAGCCGGAAGACATGGGAATAAAGGGATCATTTCCAAAATTTTGCCTAGGCAAGATATGCCCTATTTGCAAGATGGAACACCCGTTGATATGGTCTTCAATCCCTTAGGAGTACCCTCCCGAATGAATGTGGGACAAATATTTGAAAGCTCGCTCGGATTAGCGGGGGATCTGCTAAAGAAACATTATAGAATAGCACCCTTTGATGAGAGATATGAGCAAGAGGCTTCAAGAAAACTTGTGTTTTCAGAATTATATGAAGCCagtaaagaaacaaaaaatcCATGGGTATTTGAACCCGAGTACCCGGGAAAAAGCAGAATATTTGATGGAAGAACAGGCGACCCCTTTGAGCAACCTGTTCTAATAGGGAAGTCCTATATCTTAAAATTAATTCATCAAGTTGATGAGAAAATTCATGGGCGTTCTACTGGGCCCTACTCACTTGTTACACAACAACCGGTTAGAGGAAGAGCCAAGCAAGGGGGACAACGAGTAGGAGAAATGGAAGTTTGGGCTTTAGAAGGATTTGGTGTTGCTCATATTTTACAAGAGATACTTACTTATAAATCTGACCATCTTATAGCTCGCCAAGAAATACTTAATGCTACGATCTGGGGAAAAAGAATACCTAATCATGAGGATCCTCCAGAATCTTTTCGAGTGCTCGTTCGAGAACTACGATCTTTGGCTCTAGAACTGAATCATTTCCTTGTATCTGAAAAGAACTTCCAGGTTAATAGGGAGGAAGTTTGA
- the LOC123423122 gene encoding DNA-directed RNA polymerase subunit beta'' yields MAERANLVFHNKEIDGTGMKRLISRLIDHFGMGYTSHILDQLKTLGFYQATTTSISLGIEDLLTIPSKGWLVQDAEQQSFLLEKHYYYGAVHAVEKLRQSVEIWYATSEYLKQEMNSNFRITDPSNPVYLMSFSGARGNASQVHQLVGMRGLMSDPQGQMIDLPIQSNLREGLSLTEYIISCYGARKGVVDTAVRTADAGYLTRRLVEVVQHIIVRRRDCGTIRGISVSPQNGMTEKLFVQTLIGRVLADDIYIGSRCIAARNQDIGIGLVNRFITAFRAQPFRAQPIYIRTPFTCRSTSWICQLCYGRSPTHSDLVELGEAVGIIAGQSIGEPGTQLTLRTFHTGGVFTGGTADLVRSPSNGKIQFNENLVHPTRTRHGQPAFLCYIDLHVTIQSQDILYSVNIPSKSLILVQNDQYVKSEQVIAEIRAGTSTLHFKERVQKHIYSESDGEMHWSTDVYHAPEYQYGNLRRLPKTSHLWILSVSMCRSSIASFSLHKDQDQMNTYGKKDREILDYSTSDRIMSNGHWNLIYPSIFQDNSDLLAKKRRNRFVIPLQYHQEQEKELISCFGISIEIPFMGVLRRNTIFAYFDDPRYRKDKKGSGIVKFRYRTLEEEYRTRAEDSEEEYETLEHEYRTREDEYETLEESKYGILEDEYEYETLENEYGSPENKYGNPENEYRTLEKDSEEEYGNPESKYRTQEDEYGTLEEDSEDEYGSPGESGEEKYGTLEEDSEEDSEDEYESPEEDSILKKEGLIEHRGTKEFSLKYQKEVDRFFFILQELHILPRSSSLKILDNSIIGVDTQLTKNTRSGLGGLVRVKRKKSHTELKIFSGDIHFPEEADKILGGCLIPPERQKKDSKESKKKKNWVYVQRKKILKSKEKYFVSVRPTVAYEMDEGRNLATLFPQDLLQEENNLQIRLVNFIYHENSKLTQRIYHTNSQFVRTCLVVNWEQEEKEKAGASLVEVRANDLIRDFLRIELVKSTISYTRKRYDRTSGGPTPHNRLDRANSNSFYSKAKIESLSQHQEAIGTLLNRNKEYQSLMILSASNCSRIGLFKNSKHPNAIKEWNPRIPILEIFGPLGAIVASISHFSSSYYLLTHNKILLKKYLFVDNLKQTFQVLQELKYSLIDENKRISNFDSNIMLDPFLLNCHFVHHDSWEETLAIIHLGQFICENVCLFKSHIKKSGQIFSVNMDSFVIRAAKPYLATTGATVNGHYGEILYKGDRLVTFIYEKSRSSDITQGLPKVEQIFEARSIDSLSPNLERRIEDWNERIPRILGVPWGFLIGAELTIAQSRISLVNKIQKVYRSQGVQIHNRHIEIIIRQVTSKVRVSEDGMSNVFSPGELIGLLRAERAGRALDESIYYRAILLGITRASLNTQSFISEASFQETARVLAKAALRGRIDWLKGLKENVVLGGIIPVGTGFQKFVHRSPQDKNLYFEIKKKNLFASEMRDFLFLHTELVSSDSDVTNNFYET; encoded by the coding sequence ATGGCGGAACGGGCCAATCTGGTCTTTCATAATAAAGAGATAGACGGAACTGGTATGAAACGACTTATTAGCAGattaatagatcattttggaatGGGATATACATCCCATATACTGGATCAACTAAAGACTCTGGGCTTCTATCAAGCCACTACTACATCGATTTCGTTAGGAATCGAGGATCTTTTAACAATACCCTCTAAGGGATGGTTAGTCCAAGACGCGGAACAACAGAGTTTTCTTTTGGAGAAACACTATTATTATGGGGCTGTACACGCGGTAGAAAAATTACGCCAATCTGTTGAGATATGGTATGCGACAAGTGAATATTTGAAACAAGAAATGAATTCAAATTTTCGGATAACGGATCCTTCTAATCCAGTCTATCTAATGTCTTTTTCAGGAGCCAGAGGAAATGCATCTCAAGTACACCAATTAGTAGGTATGAGAGGATTAATGTCGGACCCTCAAGGACAAATGATTGATTTACCTATTCAAAGCAATTTACGCGAGGGACTTTCTTTGACAGAATATATAATTTCCTGCTATGGAGCCCGCAAAGGGGTTGTAGATACTGCTGTACGAACAGCAGATGCTGGATATCTTACACGTAGACTTGTTGAAGTAGTTCAACATATTATTGTGCGTAGAAGAGATTGTGGTACTATCCGAGGTATTTCTGTAAGTCCTCAAAATGGGATGACGGAAAAACTTTTTGTCCAAACACTAATTGGTCGTGTATTAGCAGACGATATATATATCGGTTCACGATGCATTGCCGCGCGAAATCAAGATATTGGAATTGGATTAGTCAATCGATTCATAACTGCCTTTCGAGCACAACCATTTCGAGCACAACCAATATATATTAGAACCCCCTTTACTTGCCGAAGCACTTCTTGGATCTGTCAATTATGCTATGGCCGGAGTCCTACTCATAGTGATCTGGTGGAATTGGGAGAAGCCGTAGGTATTATTGCGGGTCAATCAATTGGGGAGCCAGGGACTCAACTAACATTAAGAACTTTTCATACTGGCGGAGTATTCACAGGGGGTACTGCCGACCTTGTACGATCCCCTTCGAATGGAAAAATCCAATTCAATGAGAATTTGGTTCACCCCACACGTACCCGTCATGGACAGCCTGCTTTTCTATGTTATATAGACTTGCATGTAACTATTCAGAGTCAAGATATTCTATATAGTGTGAATATTCCCTCAAAAAGCTTGATTCTAGTGCAAAATGATCAATATGTAAAATCTGAACAAGTAATTGCGGAGATTCGTGCCGGAACGTCCACTTTACATTTTAAAGAAAGGGTACAAAAGCATATTTATTCTGAATCAGACGGCGAAATGCACTGGAGTACTGATGTTTACCATGCGCCCGAATATCAATATGGTAATCTTCGTCGATTACCAAAAACAAGCCATTTATGGATATTATCCGTAAGTATGTGCAGATCCAGTATAGCGTCTTTTTCACTCCACAAGGATCAAGATCAAATGAATACTTATGGTAAAAAAGATAGGGAAATTCTTGATTATTCAACGTCGGATCGAATCATGTCCAATGGCCATTGGAATTTGATCTATCCTTCTATTTTTCAAGATAATTCAGATTTGTTGGCGAAAAAGCGAAGAAATAGGTTCGTCATTCCATTACAATATCATCAAGAACAAGAGAAAGAACTAATATCCTGTTTTGGGATTTCGATTGAAATCCCCTTTATGGGTGTTTTACGTAGAAATACTATTTTTGCTTATTTTGACGATCCCCGATACAGAAAAGATAAAAAGGGTTCAGGAATTGTTAAATTTAGATATAGGACCCTAGAAGAAGAATATAGGACTCGAGCGGAAGACTCAGAAGAGGAATATGAGACCCTAGAACACGAATACAGGACCCGAGAGGACGAATATGAAACCCTAGAAGAATCTAAATATGGAATCCTAGAAGACGAATACGAATATGAAACCCTAGAAAACGAATATGGGAGCCCAGAAAACAAATATGGGAACCCAGAGAACGAATATAGGACTTTAGAGAAAGACTCAGAAGAGGAATATGGGAACCCAGAGAGCAAATATAGGACCCAAGAGGACGAATATGGAACtttagaagaagactcagaagacGAATATGGCAGCCCCGGGGAAAGCGGCGAGGAAAAATATGGTACTTTAGAGGAAGActcagaagaagactcagaggacGAATACGAGAGCCCAGAGGAAGATTCCATCTTAAAAAAAGAGGGTTTGATTGAGCATCGAGGAACAAAAGAATTTagtctaaaataccaaaaagaagtaGATCGGTTTTTTTTCATTCTTCAAGAACTTCATATCTTGCCGAGATCTTCATCCCTAAAGATACTTGACAATAGTATTATTGGAGTGGATACACAACTCACAAAAAATACAAGAAGTGGACTAGGCGGACTGGTCCGAGTGAAGAGAAAAAAAAGCCATACGGAACTCAAAATATTTTCCGGAGATATTCATTTTCCTGAAGAGGCAGATAAGATATTAGGTGGGTGTTTGATACCGCCAGAAAGACAAAAAAAAGATTCTAAGgaatcaaaaaaaaagaaaaattgggTCTATGTTCAACGGAAAAAAATTCTCAAGAGCAAGGAAAAGTATTTTGTTTCCGTTCGCCCTACAGTGGCATATGAAATGGACGAAGGAAGAAATTTAGCAACACTTTTCCCGCAGGATCTCTTGCAAGAAGAAAATAATCTCCAAATTCGACTTGTCAATTTTATTTATCATGAAAATAGCAAGTTAACTCAAAGAATTTATCACACAAATAGTCAATTTGTTAGAACTTGCTTAGTAGTGAATTgggaacaagaagaaaaagaaaaggctgGTGCTTCCCTTGTTGAGGTAAGAGCAAATGATCTTATTCGCGATTTCCTAAGAATTGAGTTAGTCAAGTCCACTATTTCGTATACACGAAAAAGGTATGATAGGACAAGTGGAGGACCGACTCCCCATAATAGGTTAGATCGCGCCAATAGCAATTCTTTTTATTCCAAGGCGAAGATTGAATCACTTAGCCAACATCAAGAAGCTATTGGCACTTTGTTGAATCGAAATAAAGAATACCAATCTTTGATGATTTTGTCGGCATCCAACTGTTCTCGAATTGGTTTATTCAAGAATTCAAAACATCCCAATGCGATAAAAGAATGGAATCCTAGAATTCCTATTCTAGAAATTTTTGGGCCCTTAGGGGCTATTGTAGCTAGTATATCGCATTTTTCTTCATCTTACTATTTACTAACGCATAATAAAATCCTGCTAAAAAAATATTTGTTCGTTGACAATTTGAAACAAACCTTCCAAGTACTTCAAGAACTTAAATACTctttaatagatgaaaataaaagGATTTCCAATTTCGATAGTAACATAATGTTGGATCCATTCCTTTTGAATTGTCACTTTGTCCATCATGATTCTTGGGAAGAGACATTGGCAATAATTCACCTTGGACAATTTATTTGTGAAAATGTATGTCTATTTAAATCGCACATAAAAAAATCTGGTCAAATTTTCAGTGTAAATATGGATTCCTTTGTTATAAGAGCAGCTAAACCTTATTTGGCCACTACAGGAGCAACTGTTAATGGTCATTATGGAGAAATCCTTTACAAGGGAGATAGGTTAGTTacgtttatatatgaaaaatcgaGATCTAGTGACATAACGCAAGGTCTTCCAAAAGTGGAACAAATCTTTGAAGCGCGTTCAATTGATTCATTATCCCCCAATCTCGAAAGGAGAATTGAGGATTGGAATGAGCGTATACCAAGAATTCTTGGGGTCCCTTGGGGATTCTTGATTGGAGCTGAGCTAACCATAGCCCAAAGTCGTATTTCTTTGGTTAATAAAatccaaaaggtttatcgatcccaAGGGGTACAGATCCATAATAGACATATAGAGATTATTATACGCCAAGTAACATCAAAAGTGCGGGTTTCCGAAGATGGAATGTCTAATGTTTTTTCGCCTGGGGAATTAATCGGACTATTGCGAGCGGAACGAGCAGGGCGAGCTTTGGATGAATCGATCTATTATCGGGCAATCTTATTGGGAATAACAAGGGCTTCCCTGAATACCCAAAGTTTCATATCTGAAGCAAGTTTTCA